In Gadus morhua chromosome 2, gadMor3.0, whole genome shotgun sequence, a single window of DNA contains:
- the pdgfbb gene encoding uncharacterized protein pdgfbb isoform X1, translated as MSLWVRLLALLVACLRVSGAAGVDPLPAALVDLVRSSSITSIEDLQLLLFSDSLDQEEEGSPVPGGHRSPRSLNAQPAQQALCKVRTEVVEVTRDMLDRSNAHFLLWPPCVEVQRCSGCCNGNTLQCVPVLTHTRYLQVMKIQYINQKPTYNKAVVSVVDHVECRCQPVPRPPAPKKKSSRRGPVPNKDQHHNQTIDQQQGLGKSHSKEELHRQDEIKKNQRVHLEKLLEQHWSPRGDTFTPPEEEQHYSPAGAGAGAGGGASHSGGAVLHTPHWVHNASRLLETNDSTGIQGKGAGQWGPTSSPLDVPGAGIEGPGGAVEPSLSLNSTEERARMDLGLQKNADRHRETQRGGERSTDPKSHEKDLDTPNQQVPSIASNQDGGGSRFRPTKEPNPDPPGKGRHGGNETPEQERKLQMEEAQLEEERRELLLLHKRLDREKELIRLQQLKQEEEKEQEKESGQQPHLQYKQHHHLQTTTQNIVTTSPSTTPTPVTPDAPRAPARPNQRRRRLKKNRKKISKAAMRAMLM; from the exons ATGAGCTTGTGGGTACGGCTGCTTGCGTTGCTGGTGGCGTGTCTGCGCGTGTCTGGCGCAGCCGGG gtggACCCTCTACCTGCAGCACTGGTGGACCTGGTTAGAAGCagctccatcacctccatcgaggacctgcagctgctgctgttctCCGACTCCCTGG accaggaggaagagggcTCCCCTGTCCCAGGAGGTCATAGGTCACCAAGGAGCCTTA ACGCCCAGCCGGCCCAGCAGGCTCTGTGCAAGGTCCGCACAGAGGTGGTGGAAGTGACCCGGGACATGTTAGACCGCAGCAACGCCCACTTCCTGTTATGGCCGCCGTGCGTGGAGGTGCAGAGGTGTTCTGGCTGCTGCAACGGCAACACCTTGCAGTGTGTCCccgtgctcacacacaccagataccTGCAG GTGATGAAGATCCAGTACATCAACCAGAAGCCAACCTACAACAAAGCTGTGGTGTCGGTGGTGGACCACGTGGAGTGCCGGTGCCAGCCGGTGCCACGACCTCCGGCGCCCAAGAAGAAATCCTCCAGAAGAGGGCCGGTTCCCAACAAGGACCAACACCACAACCAAACCATAGACCAGCAACAGGGCCTG GGCAAGTCACACTCTAAGGAGGAGCTGCATCGGCAGGACGAGATCAAGAAGAACCAGAGGGTCCACCTGGAGAAGCTGCTGGAACAGCACTGGAGCCCCCGAGGTGACACGTTCACCCcgccggaggaggagcagcactACAGCCCGgctggggccggggccggggccggcgGTGGAGCCTCGCACTCTGGGGGGGCTGTTCTGCACACGCCCCACTGGGTGCATAACGCCAGCAGGTTGCTGGAGACCAACGACAGCACGGGAATACAAGGGAAAGGTGCGGGGCAATGGGGTCCGACCTCGTCTCCTTTGGATGTACCTGGTGCAGGCATCGAGGGGCCGGGAGGTGCGGTGGAACCGTCCTTATCGCTCAACAGCACAGAGGAAAGGGCCAGGATGGATTTGGGACTACAGAAGAATGCAGACAGGCATCGAGAGACTCAGAGGGGAGGTGAACGATCGACGGATCCAAAGAGCCACGAGAAAGATCTCGACACTCCGAACCAGCAAGTTCCCTCCATTGCGTCCAATCAGGACGGTGGCGGAAGTAGATTCCGACCGACAAAGGAGCCCAACCCGGATCCTCCTGGGAAGGGAAGGCATGGAGGAAATGAAACCCCAGAGCAAGAGAGGAAGTTACAAATGGAGGAGGCACagctagaggaggagagaagggagcttCTGCTCCTGCACAAGAGGCTGGACCGGGAGAAGGAGCTCATACGGCTGCAACAACTGAAacaagaggaagagaaggaacaggagaaagagagcgggcaACAGCCTCACCTTCAATACAAACAGCATCATCATCTGCAAACAACAACGCAAAACATAG TGACAACATCTCCATCCACCACACCGACCCCGGTGACCCCAGACGCTCCCCGGGCCCCTGCCCGGCCCAACCAGCGTAGGAGAAGGTTGAAGAAGAACCGCAAGAAAATCAGCAAGGCAGCGATGAGAGCCATGCTCATGTAG
- the pdgfbb gene encoding uncharacterized protein pdgfbb isoform X2, whose translation MSLWVRLLALLVACLRVSGAAGVDPLPAALVDLVRSSSITSIEDLQLLLFSDSLDAQPAQQALCKVRTEVVEVTRDMLDRSNAHFLLWPPCVEVQRCSGCCNGNTLQCVPVLTHTRYLQVMKIQYINQKPTYNKAVVSVVDHVECRCQPVPRPPAPKKKSSRRGPVPNKDQHHNQTIDQQQGLGKSHSKEELHRQDEIKKNQRVHLEKLLEQHWSPRGDTFTPPEEEQHYSPAGAGAGAGGGASHSGGAVLHTPHWVHNASRLLETNDSTGIQGKGAGQWGPTSSPLDVPGAGIEGPGGAVEPSLSLNSTEERARMDLGLQKNADRHRETQRGGERSTDPKSHEKDLDTPNQQVPSIASNQDGGGSRFRPTKEPNPDPPGKGRHGGNETPEQERKLQMEEAQLEEERRELLLLHKRLDREKELIRLQQLKQEEEKEQEKESGQQPHLQYKQHHHLQTTTQNIVTTSPSTTPTPVTPDAPRAPARPNQRRRRLKKNRKKISKAAMRAMLM comes from the exons ATGAGCTTGTGGGTACGGCTGCTTGCGTTGCTGGTGGCGTGTCTGCGCGTGTCTGGCGCAGCCGGG gtggACCCTCTACCTGCAGCACTGGTGGACCTGGTTAGAAGCagctccatcacctccatcgaggacctgcagctgctgctgttctCCGACTCCCTGG ACGCCCAGCCGGCCCAGCAGGCTCTGTGCAAGGTCCGCACAGAGGTGGTGGAAGTGACCCGGGACATGTTAGACCGCAGCAACGCCCACTTCCTGTTATGGCCGCCGTGCGTGGAGGTGCAGAGGTGTTCTGGCTGCTGCAACGGCAACACCTTGCAGTGTGTCCccgtgctcacacacaccagataccTGCAG GTGATGAAGATCCAGTACATCAACCAGAAGCCAACCTACAACAAAGCTGTGGTGTCGGTGGTGGACCACGTGGAGTGCCGGTGCCAGCCGGTGCCACGACCTCCGGCGCCCAAGAAGAAATCCTCCAGAAGAGGGCCGGTTCCCAACAAGGACCAACACCACAACCAAACCATAGACCAGCAACAGGGCCTG GGCAAGTCACACTCTAAGGAGGAGCTGCATCGGCAGGACGAGATCAAGAAGAACCAGAGGGTCCACCTGGAGAAGCTGCTGGAACAGCACTGGAGCCCCCGAGGTGACACGTTCACCCcgccggaggaggagcagcactACAGCCCGgctggggccggggccggggccggcgGTGGAGCCTCGCACTCTGGGGGGGCTGTTCTGCACACGCCCCACTGGGTGCATAACGCCAGCAGGTTGCTGGAGACCAACGACAGCACGGGAATACAAGGGAAAGGTGCGGGGCAATGGGGTCCGACCTCGTCTCCTTTGGATGTACCTGGTGCAGGCATCGAGGGGCCGGGAGGTGCGGTGGAACCGTCCTTATCGCTCAACAGCACAGAGGAAAGGGCCAGGATGGATTTGGGACTACAGAAGAATGCAGACAGGCATCGAGAGACTCAGAGGGGAGGTGAACGATCGACGGATCCAAAGAGCCACGAGAAAGATCTCGACACTCCGAACCAGCAAGTTCCCTCCATTGCGTCCAATCAGGACGGTGGCGGAAGTAGATTCCGACCGACAAAGGAGCCCAACCCGGATCCTCCTGGGAAGGGAAGGCATGGAGGAAATGAAACCCCAGAGCAAGAGAGGAAGTTACAAATGGAGGAGGCACagctagaggaggagagaagggagcttCTGCTCCTGCACAAGAGGCTGGACCGGGAGAAGGAGCTCATACGGCTGCAACAACTGAAacaagaggaagagaaggaacaggagaaagagagcgggcaACAGCCTCACCTTCAATACAAACAGCATCATCATCTGCAAACAACAACGCAAAACATAG TGACAACATCTCCATCCACCACACCGACCCCGGTGACCCCAGACGCTCCCCGGGCCCCTGCCCGGCCCAACCAGCGTAGGAGAAGGTTGAAGAAGAACCGCAAGAAAATCAGCAAGGCAGCGATGAGAGCCATGCTCATGTAG